In a genomic window of Pelecanus crispus isolate bPelCri1 chromosome 1, bPelCri1.pri, whole genome shotgun sequence:
- the SUCLA2 gene encoding succinate--CoA ligase [ADP-forming] subunit beta, mitochondrial isoform X2 yields the protein MEAIVDLQVDLGSKDLVVKAQVLAGGRGKGTFEGGLKGGVKIVFSPEEAKDISSKMIGKKLFTKQTGEKGRICNQVFICERRYPRREYYFAITMERSFQGPVLIGSSQGGVNIEDVAAENPDAIIKEPIDIVEGIKKEQAVRLAQKMGFPPNLVDEAAENMIKLYNLFLKYDATMIEINPMVEDASGVVMCMDAKINFDSNSAYRQKKIFDMQDWTQEDERDRDAAKADLNYIGLDGNIGCLVNGAGLAMATMDIIKLHGGTPANFLDVGGGATVQQVTEAFKLITSDKKVLAILVNIFGGIMRCDVIAQGIVMAVKDLDLKIPIVVRLQGTRVDDAKALITASGLKILACDDLDEAAKMVVKLSEIVTLAKQAQVDVKFQLPI from the exons GTTCAAAGGATCTTGTGGTAAAAGCACAGGTTTTAGCTGGTGGTAGAGGAAAAGGAACATTTGAAGGTGGCCTCAAAGGAGGAGTGAAAATAGTTTTTTC TCCAGAAGAAGCAAAAGATATCTCCTCCAAAATGATTGGAAAGAAGTTGTTTACCAAGCAGACAGGAGAAAAGGGCAGGATATGCAATCAAGTATTTATCTGTGAGCGCAGATATCCCAGGAGAGAATACTATTTTGCAATAACAATGGAAAGGTCTTTTCAA GGTCCTGTGCTGATAGGCAGTTCTCAGGGTGGTGTTAATATTGAAGATGTTGCTGCAGAGAATCCTGATGCGATAATTAAGGAACCCATTGATATAGTGGAAGGCATAAAAAAGGAGCAAGCTGTTAGG CTTGCCCAAAAAATGGGATTTCCTCCTAATCTGGTGGatgaagcagctgaaaatatGATCAAATTATATAATCTCTTTCTGAAATATGATGCTACTATGATAGAAATAAATCCTATGGTGGAAGATGCATCAGGAGTTG tgatgTGTATGGATGCAAAGATAAACTTTGACAGTAATTCAGCCTATCGTCAGAAGAAGATTTTTGATATGCAGGATTGGACACAGGAAGATGAAAGAGACAGGGACGCTGCAAAAGCAGATCTCAACTATATAGGATTGGATGGAAACATAGGCTGCTTAG TCAATGGTGCTGGTTTAGCTATGGCCACAATGGATATAATTAAACTTCACGGCGGAACTCCAGCAAACTTCCTTGATGTTGGTGGTGGTGCTACAGTGCAGCAAGTGACAGAAGCCTTTAAGCTTATTACCTCTGATAAAAAG GTACTGGCTATTCTGGTAAATATTTTTGGTGGCATTATGCGATGTGATGTGATAGCACAAGGCATCGTTATGGCAGTAAAGGATTTGGACCTAAAAATACCTATTGTGGTACGGTTGCAAG GTACACGAGTTGATGATGCCAAAGCTTTAATAACAGCTAGTGGCCTCAAAATCCTTGCGTGTGATGACTTGGATGAAGCTGCAAAAATG gtgGTGAAACTCTCTGAAATAGTAACCTTAGCAAAACAAGCTCAGGTGGATGTTAAATTTCAGTTGCCAATTTGA